In Vibrio syngnathi, the following proteins share a genomic window:
- a CDS encoding efflux RND transporter permease subunit codes for MNLTNYAIKNKVISWLVVVILLVGGVLSFRGLGQLEFPAFPIPQAMVNTTYPGASAMQVEEEVTLPLERAISQLEYVRDVESFTSAGLSQIAVILKETIQAEQQPQVWDELRRKVNDIQPRMPPGVNPSQVIDDFSDVYGILYNITSDEYTYRELQNYGEYLQRELLSIQGVKKVNLAGLVSEHIVIEIAQQDLNTLNLDPAWLSRLIQNQNMVSNGGDLLLDGQSIRIHSSGEFNEIEALKSFKFSPPGSNDLIQLGDIAEVSRQFQDKAYTLYRSNGEQAISLGISFANSVNVVDVSERVSNKLAELDFSRPIGIELNKVYDQGDAVDKSVSDFVMSLVEAVLIVIVVLLFAMGLRSGILMGAILLLTILGTFIGMSILGVEIQIISLGALIIALGMLVDNAIVITEGVLIGLKRGLTKRKAIESVVKQTQWPLLGATLIGIIAFAPIGLSADATGDFLGSLFQVLAISLLLSWVLAITLTAFFCELMFKEEIAEGESEHIDPYRGLIFTLYRTVLNTALKNRIATMVITLVLLISAVIGFGSVKQAFFPPSNTPIFYVDVWLQQGTDVRETEQRLEQIERTVSGFNDVHNVTTVVGSGAQRFILTYAPEKSYSSYGQLIVEAKDLAAIETMLPQMKARLESLHPDIDFKFKLMDLGPAPAAKVEARFYGADPLVLRQLAAQASEIMRNEPKATAVRHSWREKTQVLEPQLDGAAARRVGITKSDLDRTLLRNLNGEQIGLFRDGSHIMPIVIRAPDEERFDIDRLPELQVWSQDQSRYIPITQVVSDFNLTTEDSLIVRRNFKRVISVMADVTPFGDDTAESLRRLVAPQIEAIELPQGYHFEWGGEYESQQKATNNLMGSLPMGYLIMFLITVLLFNTIRQPLAIWLTVPLALIGVSAGLLLMNIPFSFTALLGLLSLSGMIVKNGIVLVEQINIETDQGSNLNRAIVDASVSRVRPVCMAAITTMLGMIPLVFDAFFQSMAVTIIFGLGFATLLTLVVLPVIYALLYRVSYR; via the coding sequence GCGTGCGATTTCTCAGCTCGAATATGTTAGAGATGTCGAATCTTTTACCAGTGCAGGGCTGTCTCAGATTGCGGTGATATTAAAAGAAACCATACAAGCAGAACAACAACCTCAGGTATGGGATGAATTACGTCGTAAGGTGAATGATATTCAACCTAGAATGCCGCCGGGAGTGAACCCATCGCAAGTCATTGATGATTTTAGCGATGTATATGGCATTCTCTACAACATTACGAGTGATGAATACACTTATCGCGAACTGCAAAATTACGGTGAATATCTTCAGCGTGAGCTTCTTTCCATTCAAGGGGTAAAGAAGGTTAACTTGGCTGGGCTAGTCTCTGAACACATTGTGATTGAGATTGCCCAGCAAGATCTTAATACGTTGAATCTTGATCCTGCTTGGCTTTCTCGTTTGATTCAAAATCAGAATATGGTGTCTAACGGCGGTGATTTGCTACTTGATGGACAATCGATCCGAATCCATTCCTCTGGTGAGTTTAATGAAATTGAAGCGTTAAAGTCATTTAAATTTAGCCCGCCGGGAAGCAATGACCTGATCCAATTAGGTGATATCGCAGAGGTAAGCCGTCAGTTTCAGGATAAAGCTTATACCTTGTATCGTAGCAATGGTGAACAAGCCATTTCTCTTGGGATCTCGTTTGCGAACAGCGTCAATGTGGTTGATGTGAGTGAACGTGTCAGTAATAAATTGGCAGAACTCGATTTTTCTCGCCCAATCGGCATTGAATTAAACAAAGTGTACGACCAAGGCGATGCGGTTGATAAATCGGTATCTGACTTTGTGATGAGCCTAGTCGAAGCGGTATTGATTGTTATTGTCGTGCTGTTATTTGCGATGGGCTTGCGTTCAGGCATTTTAATGGGGGCTATTTTATTACTGACTATCCTCGGTACCTTCATTGGAATGAGTATTCTAGGCGTTGAGATTCAAATCATTTCACTTGGAGCTTTGATCATTGCACTGGGAATGTTGGTTGATAATGCGATAGTGATAACTGAAGGTGTCTTAATCGGCCTGAAACGTGGATTGACCAAACGTAAAGCCATTGAATCCGTTGTTAAACAGACCCAGTGGCCCCTGCTTGGTGCAACACTGATTGGTATTATTGCATTTGCCCCGATTGGCTTGTCTGCCGACGCAACGGGGGATTTCTTAGGGTCTTTATTCCAAGTATTAGCGATTTCTTTATTACTAAGTTGGGTGCTTGCTATTACGTTAACGGCGTTCTTCTGCGAACTGATGTTTAAAGAAGAAATCGCCGAAGGTGAGTCAGAGCATATCGATCCTTATCGAGGGTTGATATTTACCCTGTATCGCACGGTTCTTAATACCGCACTAAAAAACCGTATCGCGACTATGGTCATCACTCTGGTCTTGCTTATTTCTGCTGTGATCGGGTTTGGTTCTGTAAAACAAGCCTTTTTCCCGCCATCTAATACGCCAATTTTCTATGTGGATGTATGGCTGCAACAAGGCACAGACGTTCGTGAAACAGAACAACGCCTAGAGCAAATTGAACGTACCGTGAGCGGGTTTAATGACGTTCATAATGTCACGACCGTCGTAGGTTCGGGTGCTCAGCGATTTATTCTGACGTATGCACCTGAAAAATCATACAGCAGTTACGGACAATTGATTGTTGAAGCGAAAGATTTAGCCGCGATCGAAACGATGTTACCCCAGATGAAAGCAAGACTTGAAAGTCTACATCCGGATATTGATTTTAAGTTTAAGTTAATGGATTTGGGCCCTGCACCTGCCGCTAAAGTAGAAGCACGCTTTTATGGTGCGGATCCACTGGTGTTGAGACAACTTGCTGCTCAAGCGAGTGAGATCATGCGTAATGAGCCAAAAGCAACCGCAGTTCGTCACTCATGGCGAGAAAAAACTCAAGTGCTTGAACCGCAACTTGATGGTGCAGCAGCAAGGCGAGTTGGGATAACCAAGAGTGATCTTGATAGAACCTTGTTACGCAATTTAAATGGTGAGCAGATTGGCTTGTTCAGAGATGGCAGTCATATCATGCCGATTGTGATACGCGCGCCAGATGAAGAACGTTTTGATATCGACAGATTACCTGAGCTACAAGTGTGGAGCCAAGATCAAAGTCGTTATATCCCAATAACACAGGTCGTTTCCGACTTTAATTTAACGACGGAAGACTCTCTAATTGTTCGTCGTAACTTTAAACGCGTGATTTCCGTTATGGCCGATGTGACGCCATTTGGTGATGATACGGCTGAGTCTTTACGCCGTTTGGTCGCTCCTCAAATCGAAGCGATTGAACTCCCTCAAGGCTATCATTTTGAGTGGGGCGGTGAATATGAAAGTCAGCAAAAGGCTACCAACAACCTAATGGGTTCATTGCCAATGGGATACCTGATCATGTTCTTGATTACGGTATTGTTATTTAACACTATTCGTCAGCCTTTGGCGATTTGGTTGACGGTACCTCTGGCATTGATCGGTGTGAGTGCGGGCTTACTATTAATGAATATTCCGTTCTCGTTCACTGCATTACTAGGGCTATTGAGCTTATCAGGCATGATTGTGAAGAATGGTATTGTGCTGGTGGAGCAAATCAATATCGAAACCGACCAAGGTTCAAACCTTAACCGTGCGATTGTGGATGCGAGTGTGAGTCGTGTTCGACCTGTGTGCATGGCGGCAATTACTACCATGTTAGGTATGATCCCGTTGGTATTTGATGCCTTCTTCCAGTCGATGGCGGTGACCATTATATTCGGGCTTGGGTTTGCTACGTTACTAACATTAGTGGTGCTGCCTGTGATTTATGCCTTGCTGTATCGAGTAAGCTATCGTTAA